The Priestia aryabhattai genomic interval TTGGAATGATGAAGGAAGGCTATTTGTGTCTTTAAAGCTTCCAAAATGATTCATCATTAATGCTACTGTAGAGGATTTTAATGAACCGCTACGCCCTACCACATATAAAACAAAATCCGGTTCTGATCCTTTACCTTTTTTAGCTGCCTCACATAATGGAGCAAGCCCAACCATTGCAAGTAAAGGAAACATTCTTTTAGCATCACTAAGCTTTAAAATGTCCAATGATGTTTGCATTGTTTCTTTTACATTGATTGCTTCGGCGGGTAACTTATATCTATGCAACTCTTGTTTTTCAAGCTCTACCTCTGCATTCCCACCAATTGAGCCTCCCGAATGTAAGTAAATCCATTCACCGTTAACCTTTCTCCATCCTAAGTGTGTAAATACTTGCTGTTCTGGAATATCTTCACCGAAAATCTGTATAGCATGGCGCATTCTTTCTTTCATATAGTTTCCAGGTTCAATAATTGCTTTCATTCCCCAACTATCATGAAGCCATTTAAGGCTACTAAATTCTCTAGCGGGTATTTTAACAAGCGGTAAAGGTTGAACGCCTCTCACTTGGGCTTCAATTTCAAAAAAGCGTTGTTTTTCTTGTCCATCATCTAAAACAATTTCTCGAAGCGGCATAGGGCGAAAGTTTGCTAGCTTTACCTCTTGCAGTTCGCCTGTTTTTTTGTCGTATTCTTTAAAATACAAACATCCGTCCTCTTTTATAAAGTAATCTCCTGCTGAATCATTCATAAAGCCTTCCTGTTCAAATTGTTCACTGAATGCCTCTTCCATAGCTTCTATGTTGGGTTCGTTTGCTATTGCCATTTTCAGTTCATCCCCTTACTCAATCTGTCTAAAACCGGATAGGCATACTTTACAATCCAATTTCTGATATAGATGTAATTTGCAATTCGTTCCTCGTTTTCTATCTCTTTTGTTTCGAGGCTTAAGTCCATAAGTCTGTTAACGTCTGTCTTTAAATGATAAACACTGCCTAATCTGTTTAAATCGCCCTCTGTTTTGATTTCTTTAATAAAGTTATCTAATATATCTCGGAAGCCTAAAAGAGCGTTAAAAGCCATTTTCTCGCGCTCTTTGAACTTTTGCATTTTAGCTTTATCAATTATTCTTTTTTCAATCTTTCTTTTGACTGCCGGATCGCTGTTATCTGATAAACCAAAATCCTTTGCTATGATATAAGCAGCTCTCCCAGGAGAAACACGCTTAAGCTCTATAATTAAGTTCAAAATATCGCCTTTTCTACCGCATCCGAAACACTGGAACTTATTTAAGCTAGGTGTAACGGAAAAAGAAGCGGTTTTTTCATCATGAAAAGGGCAAGGTATATGTTTGCTTGTTCTACCTTTAACAGCTGATAAATCAATCCCAAAATAATAATCTAATACTTGTTCAATGCTTATCGTTTGCTTAACCTGTTCTATTTTCTCCAACGTTTGTTTTCGTTGGTTATTTGCAGATGTAAGTTTACTATTAATCTCTTTTGCTTTATAATTGGAAATAGCCAATACGGAAGCATCCCTTTCTCTATTGGTATCGATTTGTCTAGAATCGGATGTTTTTTTAACCGCCTCTTGTCCAGGCGGCTTTATTTTTTTCTGCTGCTATTTATGCAGCTTTTTTTATGCTTTCAAGCTCTCAAATACCTGTTGTTTCTTCCAGTTTCTATAATTCTCATAATCTCTTTGTAATTGACCTCGATTAAAGCCCTGATCCTCTAAAAATTGAAGTATCTTTTTTGTGATTTTTAAGTTCTCGCCTCGTTCATTCGTTCTTATCGTTTGCTCTGTCACACCCAAAACAAAAGATAACTCTTTATGAGTAATGTTTAATTTTTCTCTAGCGGCTTTTACTGGGTTTTCCATATAAAACAACTCCTTTTTCTGATTTTCTGCAATAAAAAAGGGAAAAAGATTGTTATACGCGCATCTTTAAAGACAGCGGTTAAGGCAATGCTTTTAAGGAAAATGGACAAACTGGTTGTGTGTAAAACACGCCCCCAATTTTGATTCCATTCTCGCTGGCATCATCTCTAGTCACAAAATGTAACTAACTTAACTCACAGAATAAAGAATGCTTTCGTAAACTAATCTTTTCCCCAGGATTTTTTTAAGGAAAATATGCTAAATGTAGAAATTATGAACACAAAATAAAGCTATCAGCCTATGAAATAGCAAAAGTTCACAGGGAGATTACTAAAAAAGCTTTATTTTTTGGTAAAAATGTTGCATAATATCTTTTGTAAAGCATTAAATATTAACTTGGTATCCTGGGTTAGAGAAACGGCTAAGTTTGGACGCTAATCCGTTTCACTGGCTCTTGCATAAATGCCATTCAAGATTAAGAAGTTTGGACGCTTCCTTGAATGGTATTTTTTATTGCTCTTTTTTTGCTTGGACGCTAATCTGTTTCACTGACTCTTGCGTAAATGCCATTCAAGATTAAGA includes:
- a CDS encoding helix-turn-helix domain-containing protein, with protein sequence MENPVKAAREKLNITHKELSFVLGVTEQTIRTNERGENLKITKKILQFLEDQGFNRGQLQRDYENYRNWKKQQVFESLKA
- a CDS encoding CHC2 zinc finger domain-containing protein, with protein sequence MAISNYKAKEINSKLTSANNQRKQTLEKIEQVKQTISIEQVLDYYFGIDLSAVKGRTSKHIPCPFHDEKTASFSVTPSLNKFQCFGCGRKGDILNLIIELKRVSPGRAAYIIAKDFGLSDNSDPAVKRKIEKRIIDKAKMQKFKEREKMAFNALLGFRDILDNFIKEIKTEGDLNRLGSVYHLKTDVNRLMDLSLETKEIENEERIANYIYIRNWIVKYAYPVLDRLSKGMN